The DNA sequence GGTAATAAATTTGGTAAGAATAAATAAGGTGCTTGCCTAGAAAGTGTTGAAATGTACTAATAATAAAGAATGTCATTGCGAGCCTGCAACGCAGGCGTGGCAATCTATCCGGTGAGCATTGGAAAGATTGCCACGGTAACACAGTCACTTTTATAAGATCATCAATCTTGATATTAAGATCATTATTAGAGACTTTAATAGTGCAGCTTCCTCGTAATGACAGTTTGGACGATTTTTTAAATTTTATAAATACCGAAAACTGCAAATATTAGAAATCTATTACCAATCATTAAATATTATTCTAGGCAAGCACCATAAATAATATAGCTTAATGTAAACAGGCGGGATTTATAATTCACAATGTTTTCTCAAGTCAAGATACTTCTTGGTACCCTTGCCGTCTACTTCTAAAATGTTTTCTCAGGATTTTGACGCCCCTGATTGTTTCCATGCGAAAGCTGCGCCAGGAATTTCTCGATAGATCCCATACGATTAGGATTTCTTTTCCAGCCTTAGTTTTCCTGATTTCATATGGTTCGCCCGTTCTGGCTCCCATTTCACCGTTCTCTTTTTTATAATTAAATTGAATAATATGACGTGTAAGAATAGCAAGGATTATTTTTTCTCTTATAGTCAGCATAATTGACACTCTTAATTATAATTAATATCGATAAACAGTAGACATTAGCAGAAATATAAATTATTTTCCTTATCTGATAGAGCATAATTTTATAATATTAAAAAGAGCCTTATAAGGCTCTTTTCTTCAATTTTACGCTGGTTTTTTAGACTTTAAATAACAGCTTTTACATAGAATTGGTTTGACTCCAGATGGTTTGAAAGGCACTTGACCTCTTCCACCGCAATCTGCACAAACTACGTCATACATTTTTCTTTCATCGTTATTATTTTTGTCGCTATAGTTTTTTGAATTTTTTCTTGCTATGCGACAAGGTTTACATCTCTTTGGATGGTTTGTAAGACCTTTTGCAGCGTAGAATTCTTGTTCACTGATTGTGAATTCGAAATCATAACCACAATCCATACATTGTAAAATTTTGTTTTGATATGCCATTATCTTGGCTCCTTTTGCTAATTAATATGTTCCGAATGAGACCGAGATAATGAATATCTAAACAGCTTTCTTCAAAAACCTATTTATGTGTAACTCCCTTTAAGGGT is a window from the Candidatus Melainabacteria bacterium RIFOXYA2_FULL_32_9 genome containing:
- a CDS encoding zinc-binding protein, whose translation is MAYQNKILQCMDCGYDFEFTISEQEFYAAKGLTNHPKRCKPCRIARKNSKNYSDKNNNDERKMYDVVCADCGGRGQVPFKPSGVKPILCKSCYLKSKKPA